GCTCGAAAAGGTCTGTCGCGTCAGCAAGCGGCCGATCACGCATTTCGCAGTGAGAGAGGAACAGGAGAAGAGCGCAGGAACAGATCGAGATTCGTGAAACCATGGGTGCGAGTAGTCTTATCAACCGCGTTGGGTTTGATGGCTCTTGGCCGCGGACGCTCACTCGAGTACGCGCGCGTCGTTTCGCAGAAACCACATGCTTATCGGAACGAAACCCCTACACCGACTGCAACCACCGGCTGCTTCGCGAACGAGTAGTCCGCGTGCACATTGACGATCAGCAGAAGGAATCTGACACCCGCATGAAACCGCGACGTATTTTGTCCATCCACGGTAAACCCGGGGGCCGTGATCGACACTGTGGTCGAAGGATCGACATACTTGTATGGCTCGATCGTCCAACTGGATTTTTCGATCTGATATCCGCCATAGAGTGTGAACAGAACCAGGCTCTTGCTGACTTCAATGCCATACGCTGTCCCGCTTGCGCCGAGGATCTTGTTGTCATTCATGTCGGAGATAGTGAGCTTCTGTGTCATGAAGTGAATGGCAACATCAATCGGCATCATCGGTACGTACTGATCGAGACTGTGGCGTACGCCGAAGCCGATGAAGTTCACTTTCCCCATATCCTGAGCCAGCGTGATGTTGGGGACGAACCGGCCGACGACCTCCAGGCCGAACGGCAATCCGATCGACGCCTGCGGCATCAGGAGCGGCACATATTTCACATCGAATCCACGCGGAGTAGTGAAAATCGTCTGTCCGCGCAATGGTATGAAGGAAGACGTGGATTTCACTCTCACGGCTTTCCCTGAAGGATCTCCCAGCGCGGTCGGCGTTCCTGGAATGACATTGTCATAGTCGACGCCCGCAACGAGTTTGAACGGAACTCCCTGGTATGTATACGAAATCTGAGAGGGCAGGACAAAGTCAAACATTCTATCGTCATCCTTCACCAACACAGCTCCCGCCTTCAATCCAATATCAAACCCAAGGACATCGTGCAGATCTGCGGAATGGTAAAATCCGCTGTTCAGATCAGCGCCCCACGCAGAGAGAAGTGGTGAAAGATAGTTGACTGCGTTCGAGCTCGCGACTTTCGAAAGCTGCGTGGAGAGATCCTCCTGGGCAAACAGACCCGCCGAGAACGCCAGGAGAAACCCCGTGACCATGAGAAATCTCTTTGCCTTCATATCGTCTTGAATCCTTCTGCGGTGCTCGTGAGACAGCTTTGATAATGTAATATGGAAAAAAGCATTTTCAGAACCAAGGGGCGCGTGACCGGGATCATCTCCGGGCGACGTGGACGATGTTATCGGCGACGTCGGAAAGAATACCATCCACGCCAAGCTCCACCATACTGCTCACAGAAGATGTTGAATTGAGCGTATACACATAGAACGCCACGCCGTGTGCGCGGGCATCGTCGACCATCCGTTTCGTGACTTCCCGCTTGGCACAGACGAAGACCGATGCCCCCACCCGATGCGCCAGTTTGGACGGCATCCGTCCGAAGTCCCTGCCAACACTATACAGGACTCCCGTCACAGCCCGTGGATTGAGACGCTTGAGGTTTGCCATCATGCGATGATTGAATGAAGAGTACATGACACAGTCGTGCTGCCCGAGGGTTTCCACTGTCTCGAGCACGCGGCGTTCAAGGAGCTCAGACTTCTCGGGAAAGAAGAAATCTGATTTGAGCTCAATGTTGATCCATCTTCTCTTGTCCACAAGGGCGAGGACCTCGGCGAGCGTGGGAATCCGCTCCCTGGAAAACGCCGGGTCGAACCATGAGCCGGCATCAAATTCCTTCAACTCCGCCACCGAGTAGTTCCGCACAGCACCGTTGCCGGTTGACGTGCGCTGCAATGTTCGATCGTGCAAGACCAACACTTCGTCTTCTTTCGAAAGACGAACATCCAACTCGATCATATCAATGCCCGGTGTTTCGCAGGCGAGAGCGAAGGAAGCCAGCGTGTTTTCAGGGGCTTTACCGGAAATCCCGCGATGGGCAACAATGTACGGCCGGCGGCCGGCGGGCGGTATCTGTCGAAACGGATCCATCGCCTCCGCTAAACGGCCTTCTCGGATGACTTCGCCTTCCGGAGAATCTCTTCAATTTCCTCGAAGACGTAGGATACACCTCGCATACCGTCAATCTGAGTGAGCCGGTCCGTTTGCCGGTAGTAATCCTTGATGGGCTTGGTATCTCGCACATACACGTCCAGACGTTTCTTCGCCGTCGCGAGCGTGTCGTCAGACCGCTGGAAGAGCTCACCGCCGCATGTTGGGCAGGTGGTTGGTTTCGCTTCCATGATCTGTCCGGAATTGAAAATGCGCCCGCATGTCCGGCAGACACGGCGATCGGTCAGCCGTCTGAGAACCTCTTCGTGTTCAACTCTCAGACTGATCACCGCGTCCAAATGGACGCCGATCTCCCGAAAGAGCTTGTCGAGCGCTTCTGCCTGGGGAATCGTCCGGGGAAATCCATCCAGGAGAAATCCGTTCTTCGCCACACCCCCGGTCACGACTTCCCGAATTAGACCGATCATGATGTCATCCGGAACCAGCGCGCCGGCATCGAGGTACCCTTTTGCCTTCAAGCCGATGGGAGTCTGGTGTGTGACAGCCTCGCGCAACAAATCGCCTGTTGAAATGTGCGGTACATGGTATTTCTCTGCAAGCAGTTTTGCCTGCGTCCCTTTGCCTGAGCCCGGTGGGCCGAATAATATGATACGCATGGGTAGGTCTTTCTTCTTCTACGTCGGTGGTACATCAGTGCACGAACATTGCTTCGGTGCTTTACCTGAGGCCGCCCCGGTCAATCTGCCCTTTGCCTCTTTGCGGCAGCCGCGCGTGTTCGTGACTGCTCCTCCTGCACGGCGAGTTGGCCGCATGCTGCCTCAATATCCTCTCCAGAACTGCTACGGATCATCACCGTGATGTTGGCTTCCCGCAGATCCTGGGCAAATTGCTCCATCCGATCCTTCGGTGTAGGCCGAAGCGTCGCTCCGAACCCCGAGATCCCGGTGAAGGCAATAGAGTGGTACGGGATAATATTGACCTTGCATGGAATTCGTTTCGAGAGTTTCACAAATCTCCGTACATCGTCCACTGTATCGTTGAATCCTTCGAACGGAATATATTCAAACGTCGGACGGCGGCGCGTTTTGCGATAGTAGTACTCGAGCGCTTCAACGAGGTCCTCCACACTGAATTTCTTCGTGATGGGCATCAGTTGTGCGCGCTTCTCCGAGTCCAGAGAATGCAGCGAGAGGGCCAGCTTCACTTTTCTGCCCTCGTCCGCCATTTGCCTGATCCTGTCGGCATATCCGGCGGTCGAAATTGTGATGTGCCTCGCTCCGATGTTGAGCGACCTGTCGTCATTGATGAGGTCAATGGATTTCATAACCTCGTCAAAATTCAGCATTGGCTCGCCCATGCCCATATAGACGAGGTTTGTGATCCGTCGATCCGCAAGCCGCTGAGCATGGATAACCTGGTCGATAATTTCGCCCGCCGTGAGGTTGCGGAGAAACCCCATCGTCCCTGTCGCACAGAATTTGCAGTCAAGCGGACATCCGACCTGGGTTGAGAGACACAACGTCAGGCGTCTGCCCAACGCCGGTTCTTCTTCGGATTCCTCCTCGTCATCCTCCGGGCTGTCCGGATCAGCCGCCGGGATCAACACGCTTTCGATCATGAGCCCGTCGTTCAGGCGGAAGAGGAATTTCGTGGTCCCATCGGTCGGCGAGACGCTTTCGCGAACCAGTTCGGTGCTGTCGATCCGGGCGGATGACGCAAGCACTTCCCGGAATTCCTTCGAAATATCGGTCATTTCTTCGAAGGAATTGACTCCTTTGGCGTACATCCACGAAAAGAGCTGTGCAGCACGGTACTTCTTCTCGCCAAGAGACTCAACAAATTCCTGGAGTTCCTTGAGCGATAATCCTTTGATACTCTTCTTGTCCACAGGTCCTGATTCGTCGATGGGACACAAAAGTACGCAAAACTGTCAAGGGGAGCAAGGATGTTCCGTGAAATCTTGCCCGAAGGTGATTTCTCTTCGAAATGCGGAATGATTGCAGAATTGAAAACCATCACCACTTCCGCTATATTCAAGCGGCTGTCCAATTTCATCCTTTCTCAAGAATGGAGCACACCATGAAACTGCTATTTGGTCTCCTGCTGATCTTTGCCACATCACTGCATGCTGGTGGAGATGATCCACGGCTGAAACACTCTTCCCGCGAAAACAAGAACGGGTGGATCTATCTGCACCTGGAAGGGACTCCCTCAGAAATCGGCTACCAACACGGATACCTCCTGGCTCCCGAGATTGATGATTGCCTCAGGATGTTTGCATTCTATTTCGAGAAGGGATCAACGCAGAAGGACTGGAAGTTTTTCCGTGAAGCGACGGAGCGCATCTTCTGGCCAAGGATCGAAAAGCAATATCAGGAGGAACTCCAGGGAATAGCGGAAGGCATGGCCGCCCGTGGATACAAGTACGACAAGATCGATATTACAGCGCTCAACGCCAACATCGAGTTGGCGTCGTACTACGTTCCATGGCTTGCGAACAAGATCAAGGCGGACTCTCTGAACAACCGGGCACCCGGCAGGTGCAGCGCGTTCATTGCAACGGGGAGCTTCACGAAAGACGGCAAGATCGTTATCGCTCATAACAACTGGAGCGACTACATCATTGGCGAGCGCTGGAATGTGATTGCAGATATCGTCCCGGTCAACGGATATCGGATGCTCATGGATTGTATGCCGGGATTGATACACAGCGGTGACGACTTTGCCATCAACAGCGCCGGAATCCTATACACCGAGACGACGATCACCGGATTCAAAGGATTCAATGAGAACGGTACTCCCGAGTTCATGCGAGCGCGCAAAGCGGCGCAGTATGCGAGTTCCATCGATGAGTATGTCAGGATCATGACGACGAATAACACCGGTGCGTATGCGAACGATTGGCTCGTCGGCGATATCAAGACGAACGAGGTTGCGAGGCTTGAGCTCGGGCTGAAGAATTTTCGGGTTTGGAGGTCGTTCGACACGATGTACGTGGGATCCAATTTTCCGTGTGATCCAAAACTCACTGCAGAAGAAACGAATTTTGATCCCAACGACATGACGAATTCTGCAAACAGCCGGAAGTGCCGCTGGGCACAACTCTCGTTTGAGAAAAAGGGAATGATCGACGTCGAGCTCGCAAAGGTCATGGAAGGAGATCACCACGATCCGATTACCGGCGGGCAGTCGACCGGCGGCGGCGTGCTTTGCGGCCACATCGATACCGATCCCAAGGGCGCCCCGGAATGGAGCAACCCGCCATTTTATCCAGGAGGAGCGGTCCAGGGGAAGGTAACCACTGCAGCGCTGGCGAAAGAAATGAAGATCTGGGCCAGGATGGGGCATCCGTGCGGCGATGATTTTCTCGCTGCGCCGTTCTTCAAGAAACACCCTGAATTCAAGTGGCAGGAGAAGTTCCTCGTCGACATGAAGGGGAATCCATGGACCTTGTTTGGAGTGAAGAAGTAAGAACCGTATTATCCCGAAGCGCAAGCAGCCTTCGTCATTCGATGTTCAGCGTTCGATATTCGATATTGACTGAAGCATTGTGAATATCGAACAGCAGAATATCCAATATTGAATTTCGAAGTAAGACAGAATGTAACCCCTTTCCCTGTCGGACGTAGAATCTGGAACGGAAAGCTGCTGCTGGATCCCGGTTCAAAAGACTGGTGCACCTGGTATCAGCGGACCCTTCGCGCACTGCTGATGCCATAATCATGATAATGTTTCATTCCCAGGGAGGGATTATGCCACGCCAGTTGAAAGCCAGAAGTCCATTCTGGCTCTTCGCCATTCCGTTTCTCTATCTCATTTCCGGCTGTCAGATCAACGACTACGATGCTGGTCAGGATTTCGAGCATCGCGAGAACTTCCTCTACACGAGAGCCGTGGCAGGAAAGACCGAGCTCTTTGTTGCCAACATCAACGGCAGCGTGACCGTGATCGGAGTCGATACGCTCGGTGAAGCACGGATCTCCGGTACCAAGATCGTCAAGGATCAAAGCGAAGATGCGGCAACGCGGCACATGATTGAGATTGCGATTGACGTGCAAGAATCCCCGTCTGCCCTCACCATTAAGACTCTCCAACCCAACACCGGCGGTGGTCGGACGTACGAGGTGAACTACGAGATCCTGGTTCCGACCGCCTGGAAAACCACCGTAGCGAATGTCAATGGAGACATCGTCATCCACAATTTCCGCAATGCCGTGACCTCGTCAGTGGTCAATGGGACCGTGAATGCGACAGATATTTCGGCAAGCACGAATATCACCGCCACGAACGGGACAATCAACGGGAAAGTGAACCTCCCTGAAAACGCGACATGCTCTCTGACGCTGGTGAACGGAAACGTGACACTGCTTGTTCCGAGCACGCTTTCTGCTTCTGTGTCAGCAACTGTCACACTTGGGACCGTGTCTGTGACGGGGGTTCCAGTCTCCTGCACGACAAATACGCAGACGAGCGTCGTGGGTGTTGCCGGCAGTGGGAAAGGAACAGTGAGGCTCTCATCGGTGA
Above is a window of Ignavibacteriales bacterium DNA encoding:
- a CDS encoding glycerophosphodiester phosphodiesterase family protein gives rise to the protein MDPFRQIPPAGRRPYIVAHRGISGKAPENTLASFALACETPGIDMIELDVRLSKEDEVLVLHDRTLQRTSTGNGAVRNYSVAELKEFDAGSWFDPAFSRERIPTLAEVLALVDKRRWINIELKSDFFFPEKSELLERRVLETVETLGQHDCVMYSSFNHRMMANLKRLNPRAVTGVLYSVGRDFGRMPSKLAHRVGASVFVCAKREVTKRMVDDARAHGVAFYVYTLNSTSSVSSMVELGVDGILSDVADNIVHVARR
- a CDS encoding adenylate kinase, coding for MRIILFGPPGSGKGTQAKLLAEKYHVPHISTGDLLREAVTHQTPIGLKAKGYLDAGALVPDDIMIGLIREVVTGGVAKNGFLLDGFPRTIPQAEALDKLFREIGVHLDAVISLRVEHEEVLRRLTDRRVCRTCGRIFNSGQIMEAKPTTCPTCGGELFQRSDDTLATAKKRLDVYVRDTKPIKDYYRQTDRLTQIDGMRGVSYVFEEIEEILRKAKSSEKAV
- the rlmN gene encoding 23S rRNA (adenine(2503)-C(2))-methyltransferase RlmN encodes the protein MDKKSIKGLSLKELQEFVESLGEKKYRAAQLFSWMYAKGVNSFEEMTDISKEFREVLASSARIDSTELVRESVSPTDGTTKFLFRLNDGLMIESVLIPAADPDSPEDDEEESEEEPALGRRLTLCLSTQVGCPLDCKFCATGTMGFLRNLTAGEIIDQVIHAQRLADRRITNLVYMGMGEPMLNFDEVMKSIDLINDDRSLNIGARHITISTAGYADRIRQMADEGRKVKLALSLHSLDSEKRAQLMPITKKFSVEDLVEALEYYYRKTRRRPTFEYIPFEGFNDTVDDVRRFVKLSKRIPCKVNIIPYHSIAFTGISGFGATLRPTPKDRMEQFAQDLREANITVMIRSSSGEDIEAACGQLAVQEEQSRTRAAAAKRQRAD
- a CDS encoding C45 family autoproteolytic acyltransferase/hydrolase — protein: MKLLFGLLLIFATSLHAGGDDPRLKHSSRENKNGWIYLHLEGTPSEIGYQHGYLLAPEIDDCLRMFAFYFEKGSTQKDWKFFREATERIFWPRIEKQYQEELQGIAEGMAARGYKYDKIDITALNANIELASYYVPWLANKIKADSLNNRAPGRCSAFIATGSFTKDGKIVIAHNNWSDYIIGERWNVIADIVPVNGYRMLMDCMPGLIHSGDDFAINSAGILYTETTITGFKGFNENGTPEFMRARKAAQYASSIDEYVRIMTTNNTGAYANDWLVGDIKTNEVARLELGLKNFRVWRSFDTMYVGSNFPCDPKLTAEETNFDPNDMTNSANSRKCRWAQLSFEKKGMIDVELAKVMEGDHHDPITGGQSTGGGVLCGHIDTDPKGAPEWSNPPFYPGGAVQGKVTTAALAKEMKIWARMGHPCGDDFLAAPFFKKHPEFKWQEKFLVDMKGNPWTLFGVKK